A single region of the Gloeomargarita sp. SRBZ-1_bins_9 genome encodes:
- a CDS encoding histone deacetylase, with translation MIAVVYSDDYLQHQVSYGHPERPARLRAIVQALQQVTWRDRIRWLTPNPDRPIDAYLSWVHTPEYLEYLTHLCRQGGGWLDMDTPVGPQSERVARLAVQGWLDGVDWVLDQGEPVFVAARPPGHHALPDRGMGFCLLANAAISALYALRVRGLRRVAILDWDVHHGNGTQSLVESLPQVAFCSIHQAPFYPGTGHPQEKGCCDNVLNLPVPAGSGFDRYAQLFQQQVLPFFRAFAPDLLIVSAGYDALAADPLAQICLQPEDYSLFTQWLRTLGCPLLFGLEGGYHLDALAQAVVATLAACLT, from the coding sequence ATGATTGCTGTAGTCTATAGCGACGACTATCTCCAGCACCAGGTCAGCTATGGGCACCCGGAACGGCCAGCTCGACTCAGAGCCATTGTCCAGGCCTTGCAGCAGGTGACCTGGCGCGACCGAATTCGCTGGTTAACCCCCAACCCGGACCGCCCCATTGACGCCTATCTAAGTTGGGTCCACACACCGGAGTACCTAGAGTATTTGACCCATTTGTGCCGCCAGGGTGGGGGCTGGCTGGATATGGACACGCCGGTGGGTCCCCAGAGTGAACGGGTGGCGCGGCTGGCGGTACAGGGCTGGTTGGATGGGGTGGACTGGGTGCTCGACCAGGGGGAACCCGTATTTGTAGCCGCCCGCCCCCCTGGCCATCACGCCCTACCGGACCGGGGTATGGGGTTTTGTCTGCTGGCCAATGCCGCCATCAGCGCCCTGTACGCCCTACGGGTGCGGGGTTTACGCCGGGTGGCCATCCTAGACTGGGACGTCCATCACGGCAATGGCACCCAGTCACTGGTGGAATCCCTACCCCAGGTGGCCTTTTGCTCAATTCACCAAGCACCCTTTTACCCCGGCACCGGTCATCCCCAGGAAAAAGGCTGTTGTGATAATGTGTTAAACTTGCCCGTGCCGGCCGGCAGTGGCTTTGACCGGTACGCCCAGTTATTCCAGCAGCAGGTGCTGCCCTTCTTCCGGGCCTTTGCCCCCGATTTGCTCATCGTCAGCGCCGGTTACGATGCCCTAGCCGCCGACCCCCTGGCCCAAATTTGCCTACAACCGGAGGACTACAGTCTATTCACCCAATGGCTGCGCACCCTGGGCTGTCCCCTCTTGTTTGGGTTGGAGGGGGGGTATCACCTGGACGCCCTAGCCCAGGCGGTGGTGGCCACCCTGGCTGCCTGCCTTACCTGA
- a CDS encoding VOC family protein — translation MGQPIFHLAFPVGDIPQTKRFYVQGLGCVPGRETPHCLILNFYHHQLVAHVAPDITPQKGIYPRHFGLIFPDLPQWQACYARAKAQGLTFYQDTKLRFPHSPLEHRTFFLVDPFHNLLEFKFYTHPEAIFGYREYAQVGDRSPAG, via the coding sequence ATGGGGCAACCAATTTTTCACCTGGCCTTTCCGGTGGGCGACATTCCCCAGACCAAGCGGTTTTACGTGCAGGGGTTGGGCTGTGTGCCGGGTCGGGAGACCCCCCACTGTCTTATCCTCAACTTTTACCACCATCAACTGGTGGCCCACGTGGCTCCAGACATTACGCCCCAAAAGGGAATTTATCCCCGCCATTTCGGCTTGATTTTTCCCGATCTCCCCCAGTGGCAGGCCTGTTACGCGCGAGCCAAGGCCCAGGGCCTAACGTTTTACCAAGACACCAAGTTGCGTTTTCCCCACTCCCCCCTGGAACACCGCACCTTTTTCCTGGTGGACCCGTTCCACAACCTGCTGGAATTCAAGTTTTACACCCATCCTGAAGCCATCTTTGGTTACCGCGAATATGCCCAGGTGGGTGACCGGTCACCGGCGGGATAA
- the glgX gene encoding glycogen debranching protein GlgX — MLTVQRGRSFPVGATVTPQGVNFCLYSKHAQRVELLLFDRPDDPRPAHVISLTPPYHRTGDYWHVFVTGIGHGQVYGYRVYGPYAPEQGHRFDGSKVLLDPYARLVVNWENYDREAACRPGDNCPYALRAVVVDPSDYDWEGDVPLEIPYNRTLIYEMHVKGFTAHPSSGLPEKKRGTYAGLVEKIPYLKALGVTAVELLPVQQFDPYDAPPGLTNYWGYSTLSFFAPHRAYSSDQSLFGPLNEFRDMVKALHRAGIEVILDVAFNHTAEGDHTGPTLSFRGIDNATYYLLEPGNLAYYSNYSGCGNTLKANHEVVIRLILDALRYWVDVMHVDGFRFDLAAILSRSKTGSPLTDPPLPWLIESDPILAGTKIIAEAWDAAGLYQVGSFIGERFAEWNSLFRDDVRRFVRGDGGMTGRVAMRLLGSPDLYEEPHDIPNRTINFITCHDGFTLNDLVSYNAKHNEANGEDNRDGAYDNYSWNCGVEGPTDNPDVEALRNRQIKNFLVILAISQGTPMVLMGDEVRRTQRGNNNAYCQDNDISWLDWNLVQRHRDMLVFWQKLLNWMQSLYLFQERTRLQVEPYPVPLGVTHPHIVWHGTELGKQGWEFHSHALALEMVYPSAGEHLYVILNSYWEPLDFALPPGVWRRLVDTYLQEPLNPNGPRITTPRYRANPRSSIILRRIGTSDAPGD; from the coding sequence ATGCTGACGGTACAGCGGGGGCGCAGCTTTCCGGTCGGGGCAACCGTCACACCCCAGGGGGTGAATTTTTGCCTGTATTCCAAGCACGCCCAGCGGGTGGAGTTGCTCCTGTTTGACCGCCCGGATGACCCGCGCCCGGCCCATGTCATTTCCCTGACGCCCCCCTACCACCGCACCGGCGACTATTGGCATGTCTTCGTCACCGGGATTGGCCATGGTCAGGTCTATGGCTACCGAGTCTATGGTCCCTACGCGCCGGAACAGGGGCATCGCTTTGACGGCAGCAAGGTGTTACTCGACCCTTACGCCCGCCTGGTGGTGAATTGGGAAAACTACGACCGGGAAGCCGCTTGCCGTCCGGGGGATAACTGCCCCTATGCCCTGCGGGCAGTGGTCGTCGACCCCAGCGACTACGACTGGGAAGGGGATGTACCCCTCGAAATCCCCTACAACCGCACCCTGATTTACGAGATGCACGTCAAGGGGTTTACGGCTCACCCCAGCTCTGGCCTGCCGGAGAAAAAACGGGGCACCTACGCCGGCTTGGTGGAAAAAATTCCCTACCTCAAGGCCCTGGGGGTGACGGCGGTGGAGCTGTTGCCGGTACAACAATTCGACCCGTACGACGCGCCGCCGGGCTTGACCAATTACTGGGGCTACAGTACCTTGAGCTTTTTTGCCCCCCACCGGGCCTACAGTTCCGACCAGTCCCTGTTTGGCCCCCTCAACGAGTTTCGGGACATGGTCAAGGCCCTGCACCGGGCGGGGATTGAGGTGATTCTGGACGTGGCGTTCAACCACACCGCCGAGGGGGACCACACCGGGCCGACCCTCTCGTTTCGGGGCATTGACAACGCCACGTACTATCTTCTGGAACCGGGCAACCTCGCCTATTACAGCAACTACAGCGGTTGCGGCAATACCCTCAAGGCCAATCACGAGGTGGTCATCCGGCTCATTTTGGACGCCCTACGCTATTGGGTGGATGTGATGCACGTGGACGGGTTCCGGTTTGACCTGGCCGCCATCTTGTCGCGCAGTAAAACCGGTTCGCCCCTGACGGACCCCCCCCTGCCGTGGCTGATCGAATCGGACCCCATCCTGGCGGGCACCAAAATCATTGCCGAGGCATGGGATGCAGCCGGCCTGTACCAGGTGGGGTCGTTTATCGGGGAGCGGTTTGCCGAGTGGAATAGTCTCTTTCGGGACGATGTGCGCCGGTTTGTCCGGGGGGATGGGGGCATGACGGGCCGGGTGGCCATGCGGCTTCTGGGCAGCCCCGACCTCTACGAGGAACCCCACGACATCCCCAACCGCACCATTAACTTCATCACCTGTCACGATGGCTTCACCCTCAACGACCTGGTGTCCTACAACGCCAAGCACAACGAAGCCAACGGCGAGGACAACCGGGATGGCGCCTACGACAACTACAGTTGGAACTGCGGGGTAGAAGGCCCGACGGATAACCCCGATGTCGAAGCCTTGCGCAATCGGCAAATCAAGAACTTTTTGGTGATCCTGGCTATTTCCCAGGGCACGCCCATGGTCCTGATGGGGGACGAGGTGCGGCGCACCCAGCGGGGTAACAACAACGCCTACTGCCAGGATAACGACATCAGTTGGTTGGACTGGAACTTGGTACAACGGCACCGGGACATGCTGGTGTTTTGGCAGAAGTTGTTGAACTGGATGCAGTCGCTGTATTTGTTTCAGGAGCGCACGCGGCTGCAGGTGGAACCCTATCCTGTACCGCTGGGGGTCACCCATCCCCACATCGTTTGGCACGGGACGGAACTGGGCAAACAGGGCTGGGAATTCCACAGCCATGCCCTAGCCTTAGAAATGGTCTATCCCAGCGCCGGCGAGCACCTCTACGTGATTCTCAACAGTTACTGGGAACCCCTGGACTTTGCCCTGCCCCCCGGCGTTTGGCGGCGACTGGTGGACACCTATCTCCAGGAACCCCTCAACCCCAACGGCCCCCGCATCACTACCCCCCGTTACCGGGCCAACCCCCGCTCCAGCATCATCCTGCGACGGATTGGCACCAGCGACGCACCAGGGGATTGA
- a CDS encoding DUF2555 domain-containing protein: MKEKIPVDPDIQKLTPADVAALAKRLEDDNYPDAFASLQDWHLLRKIAFQRPELVEPYLHLLDFEAFDEA, translated from the coding sequence ATGAAAGAAAAAATCCCGGTCGATCCCGACATTCAGAAGCTGACACCGGCGGATGTGGCGGCCCTGGCCAAACGTTTAGAGGACGATAATTACCCGGACGCCTTCGCCAGCCTTCAGGATTGGCATCTCCTGCGTAAAATTGCTTTCCAGCGCCCGGAGTTGGTGGAACCCTACCTGCACCTATTGGATTTTGAAGCCTTTGATGAGGCTTAG
- the apcB gene encoding allophycocyanin subunit beta, whose protein sequence is MQDAITAVINAADVQGKYLDSSAIEKLKKYFQTGELRVRAAATIAANAATIIKEAVAKSLLYSDITRPGGNMYTTRRYAACIRDLDYYLRYATYAMLAGDPSILDERVLNGLKETYNSLGVPIGATIQAIQAMKEVTAGLVGPEAGKEMAVYFDYICSGLS, encoded by the coding sequence ATGCAAGACGCAATTACGGCGGTGATCAATGCTGCGGACGTGCAGGGCAAGTACCTGGACAGCAGCGCTATTGAAAAGCTGAAAAAGTACTTCCAGACCGGGGAGCTGCGGGTGCGGGCGGCGGCGACGATTGCGGCCAATGCGGCGACCATCATCAAGGAAGCGGTGGCCAAGTCATTGCTGTATTCGGACATTACCCGTCCCGGCGGCAACATGTACACCACCCGGCGCTATGCGGCCTGCATTCGGGACCTGGACTACTACCTGCGCTATGCCACCTATGCCATGCTGGCGGGGGACCCCTCCATCCTGGATGAGCGGGTGCTCAACGGGTTGAAGGAGACCTACAACTCCTTGGGGGTGCCTATCGGGGCGACGATTCAAGCCATCCAGGCGATGAAGGAGGTCACGGCGGGCCTGGTGGGTCCGGAAGCGGGCAAGGAAATGGCGGTTTACTTTGACTATATCTGTTCAGGGTTGAGCTAA
- the rlmD gene encoding 23S rRNA (uracil(1939)-C(5))-methyltransferase RlmD, with amino-acid sequence MTDPAWRQGAEIALTITDLNDQGDGVGRWQERVVFVPNTVPGDQVRVRLVWVKPSYAYGTLLGLDAPSPHRVVPLCPVADTCGGCQWQHIDYSYQLVAKQRQIEQALIRIGGLAHPPVAPVPSQQQPWAYRNKVTYPLGLNRAGELQAGFYQKNTHHIVNINRCPVQDPQFDVLLPQLKQDLQQRGWSIYNETTGRGALRHLNLRIGRRTGEVLMTLVSTTAKLPHLQEQARQWQARWPQVVGVCVHVNPKPGNTIFAGETHCVWGRDYLWEEFCGLRWQIRPDTFFQVNTEQAEQLVNTIQKTLVLQGSECLVDAYCGIGTLGLPLARSVRQLVGIEVHPAAIHQAQANARHNRIPNAQFHCGTVETLLPQLALRPDVILLDPPRKGCDPQVMKYLQQNPVPRLVYVSCNPATLARDLRALCTEGPYCLEQVIPLDFFPQTHHVESVSFLRRRF; translated from the coding sequence ATGACCGATCCAGCTTGGCGCCAGGGAGCCGAAATTGCCCTAACCATCACCGACCTCAACGACCAGGGCGACGGCGTAGGTCGCTGGCAGGAGCGGGTGGTCTTTGTGCCCAACACCGTGCCGGGGGACCAGGTACGGGTGCGCTTGGTCTGGGTGAAACCGAGTTACGCCTACGGCACATTGCTGGGCCTAGATGCCCCTTCCCCCCATCGCGTGGTGCCCCTGTGTCCGGTTGCCGATACCTGTGGCGGCTGTCAGTGGCAGCACATTGACTATAGCTATCAGCTTGTGGCCAAGCAGCGGCAGATCGAGCAGGCCCTCATCCGCATTGGCGGTCTGGCCCATCCCCCCGTCGCTCCTGTGCCATCCCAGCAGCAACCCTGGGCCTACCGCAACAAAGTCACCTACCCGCTGGGGCTGAATCGAGCCGGTGAGTTGCAAGCCGGCTTCTACCAAAAAAACACCCACCACATCGTCAACATCAACCGTTGCCCCGTGCAAGACCCCCAATTTGATGTGCTTTTGCCCCAGTTAAAACAAGACCTCCAGCAACGGGGCTGGTCCATTTACAACGAAACCACAGGCCGCGGGGCTTTACGCCATCTTAATTTACGCATCGGTCGTCGCACCGGGGAAGTGTTAATGACGTTGGTGTCCACCACCGCCAAACTGCCCCATCTCCAGGAGCAAGCGCGGCAATGGCAAGCCCGGTGGCCGCAGGTGGTGGGCGTTTGTGTCCATGTCAACCCTAAACCTGGCAACACCATTTTTGCCGGGGAAACCCACTGCGTCTGGGGGCGGGACTATCTGTGGGAAGAATTTTGCGGCCTGCGCTGGCAAATCCGGCCCGACACCTTTTTCCAGGTCAACACCGAGCAAGCGGAACAACTGGTGAACACCATACAAAAAACGCTGGTCCTACAAGGCAGCGAATGCCTGGTGGATGCTTACTGCGGGATCGGCACCTTGGGGCTACCTCTGGCCCGCTCGGTACGGCAACTGGTGGGCATCGAAGTCCATCCCGCCGCCATACACCAGGCCCAGGCCAATGCCCGCCACAACCGCATCCCCAACGCCCAATTTCACTGCGGCACCGTCGAAACCCTACTCCCCCAGCTAGCCCTGCGCCCCGATGTGATTTTACTGGACCCCCCCCGCAAGGGCTGCGACCCCCAGGTGATGAAGTATCTGCAACAAAACCCCGTACCCCGGTTAGTGTATGTCAGTTGCAACCCGGCAACCCTAGCCCGGGACCTGCGTGCCCTGTGCACCGAAGGCCCCTATTGCCTGGAACAGGTCATTCCCTTGGACTTTTTCCCCCAGACCCACCATGTGGAGTCCGTGAGCTTTTTACGCCGCCGTTTCTAA
- a CDS encoding cysteine desulfurase family protein: MVYLDYSATTPPHPQVVARVHEVMAQAWGNPSSIHQYGQRAALVVERARQAVADLVGVTPEEVIFTSGGTEANHLAIFGVARQYDRPQHIITSAVEHPAVSMPLQALARRGWHITTLAVDGTGRVDPATLSAHLRPNTVLVSVIYGQSEVGTLQPIRELAAICRAQGVLFHTDAVQVVGRLPVQVPELGVDLLSLSAHKFYGPQGCGALIVRRGVNLQPWLYGGGQEQGLRSGTPPVALLAGLEVAARLALTELIPQQPYIMGLRDELRRRLLELPGLRWTGAWDQRLPHHASVVWEGGDETCTGQTLVHQLSQRGIAISSGSACASGKTQPSPVLLAMGYDARLARRGLRFSLSHLTTPAEIDQAVAALADVLRQLTPTLSRR, encoded by the coding sequence ATGGTTTACCTAGATTACAGTGCGACGACGCCCCCCCATCCCCAGGTGGTAGCCCGGGTCCACGAGGTCATGGCCCAGGCCTGGGGCAATCCCAGCAGTATTCATCAGTACGGGCAACGGGCGGCCTTGGTCGTAGAACGGGCGCGCCAGGCAGTGGCGGATCTGGTGGGGGTGACGCCGGAGGAAGTCATTTTTACGTCAGGAGGCACGGAGGCCAATCACCTGGCTATTTTTGGCGTCGCCCGGCAGTACGACCGGCCCCAACACATCATTACCTCGGCGGTGGAGCACCCGGCGGTGAGTATGCCCCTGCAAGCCTTGGCGCGGCGGGGATGGCACATCACCACCCTAGCGGTGGATGGCACGGGACGGGTGGACCCGGCAACGCTCTCGGCCCATTTACGGCCCAATACGGTGTTGGTGAGTGTGATTTACGGCCAGAGCGAAGTGGGTACCCTGCAACCCATCCGTGAATTGGCAGCCATTTGCCGGGCGCAGGGGGTTTTGTTTCACACGGACGCTGTACAGGTGGTCGGGCGCTTGCCGGTACAGGTGCCGGAACTGGGCGTTGATTTGCTCTCCCTCTCGGCCCATAAGTTTTACGGCCCCCAGGGGTGTGGTGCGTTGATCGTGCGCCGGGGAGTGAACCTGCAACCCTGGTTGTACGGCGGCGGTCAAGAGCAGGGTTTACGGTCCGGGACCCCACCGGTGGCGCTACTGGCGGGATTGGAGGTGGCGGCGCGCCTGGCCCTTACGGAATTGATCCCCCAGCAACCCTACATCATGGGTCTGCGGGACGAGCTGCGTCGCCGATTACTGGAGCTGCCGGGTTTGCGATGGACTGGGGCCTGGGACCAGCGTTTACCCCATCACGCCAGTGTGGTTTGGGAAGGGGGAGACGAAACCTGTACCGGCCAAACCCTGGTGCATCAGTTGAGCCAGCGGGGGATTGCCATCAGTTCCGGTTCCGCCTGCGCCAGTGGCAAAACCCAACCCAGTCCGGTGCTGTTAGCGATGGGGTACGATGCCCGCTTGGCCCGCCGTGGGTTGCGCTTCAGTCTCAGTCACCTGACCACCCCCGCCGAGATTGATCAGGCTGTGGCTGCCCTGGCTGACGTGCTCCGGCAATTGACACCCACCTTATCCCGCCGGTGA
- the fabD gene encoding ACP S-malonyltransferase — MKTAWVFPGQGSQVAGMGLDLQTHPHARQRFQEAEAILGWSVVACCTPPATQLSQTRYTQPCLYVVESILADLYADGTPDYLAGHSLGELVALYRAGVYNFATGLRLVKLRAELMDQAGGGQMVALLEPDREQLAQVLAQTSDVVLANDNHPGQVVISGTPAGVANVLDQVRVKRAVPLAVSGAFHSPFMAEAAAQFNAYLDTIPFADAQIPVLSNTDPTPTTAGALLKERLRTQMTTGVRWREIVLALAALGVRRVVELGPGKVLTGLVKRTVPDMELLNVATV, encoded by the coding sequence ATGAAGACCGCCTGGGTATTTCCAGGACAGGGTTCCCAGGTGGCGGGGATGGGGCTGGACCTGCAAACGCACCCCCACGCCCGGCAGCGGTTTCAGGAGGCGGAGGCCATCTTGGGCTGGTCGGTTGTCGCCTGCTGCACACCCCCGGCGACCCAGCTATCCCAAACCCGCTACACCCAGCCCTGTCTGTACGTGGTCGAAAGCATCCTGGCAGACCTGTACGCCGACGGCACACCGGATTACCTGGCCGGCCACAGCCTGGGGGAGTTGGTGGCGCTCTATCGGGCAGGGGTCTATAACTTTGCTACGGGGTTGCGCCTGGTGAAACTGCGGGCGGAGTTAATGGACCAGGCTGGCGGCGGGCAAATGGTAGCGCTCCTGGAACCGGACCGGGAACAACTGGCGCAGGTGCTCGCCCAAACCTCAGACGTCGTTCTGGCCAATGACAACCACCCGGGGCAGGTGGTAATTTCCGGGACGCCGGCGGGAGTAGCCAACGTGCTCGACCAGGTGCGAGTCAAACGGGCCGTGCCCTTAGCCGTCAGCGGGGCCTTTCATTCCCCTTTCATGGCCGAAGCCGCCGCCCAGTTCAACGCCTACCTGGATACCATACCCTTTGCCGACGCTCAAATTCCCGTCCTGTCCAACACAGACCCTACCCCCACCACCGCTGGGGCACTGCTGAAAGAGCGGCTACGCACCCAAATGACGACGGGCGTGCGCTGGCGGGAGATTGTCCTGGCGTTGGCGGCCCTGGGGGTGAGGCGAGTGGTGGAGCTGGGGCCAGGCAAAGTACTCACGGGGCTGGTCAAACGCACGGTTCCCGACATGGAGCTGCTTAATGTCGCCACGGTCTAG
- the apcA gene encoding allophycocyanin subunit alpha has protein sequence MSIVTKSIVNADAEARYLSPGELDRIKSFVASGEKRLRIAQILADNRERIVKEAGQQLFQKRPDVVSPGGNAYGEEMTATCLRDLDYYLRLVTYGIVAGDVTPIEEIGLVGVKEMYNSLGTPISAVAEGIRCMKNVASSLMSGEDAMEAGFYFDYIISAMQ, from the coding sequence ATGAGTATTGTCACCAAATCCATCGTGAATGCGGATGCCGAAGCCCGTTACCTTAGCCCCGGTGAACTCGACCGGATCAAGAGTTTTGTGGCTTCGGGCGAGAAACGGTTGCGGATTGCGCAGATTCTGGCCGACAACCGGGAGCGGATCGTCAAGGAAGCCGGGCAACAACTGTTCCAGAAGCGGCCGGACGTGGTCTCTCCCGGTGGCAACGCCTATGGCGAGGAAATGACCGCCACCTGCTTGCGGGATTTGGACTACTACCTGCGGCTGGTGACCTATGGCATCGTGGCCGGGGATGTGACGCCGATCGAGGAGATCGGTCTAGTGGGGGTCAAGGAGATGTACAACTCCTTAGGGACGCCCATCTCGGCGGTGGCGGAGGGAATCCGGTGTATGAAAAACGTGGCCAGCTCGCTGATGTCGGGCGAGGATGCCATGGAAGCCGGGTTCTACTTCGACTACATCATCAGCGCCATGCAGTAG
- a CDS encoding dienelactone hydrolase family protein, which translates to MEITTQWVQVPHQGLQIASYLARPTEAGTYPGIIVLQEIFGVNAHIRDVTERIARLGYMAIAPSLYQRYAPGFEVGYTPADVELGRKYKEMTKADELLSDIQATIDYLKREFGVMRFGTIGFCFGGHVAYLAATLPDVQVTASFYGGGIATTTPGGGSPTITRTQDIKGTIWCFFGTRDPLIPNEQADAIEQELQKHHIDHRVFRYDADHGFFCNERDSYDPQAAADSWEKVQQLFSRLRA; encoded by the coding sequence ATGGAGATCACAACCCAGTGGGTGCAGGTGCCCCATCAAGGGCTGCAAATCGCCAGCTACCTGGCCCGACCGACGGAGGCAGGGACCTATCCCGGTATCATCGTGCTTCAGGAAATTTTCGGGGTCAATGCCCATATTCGGGATGTGACCGAACGCATCGCCCGCCTGGGATACATGGCCATCGCCCCCAGCCTTTACCAGCGCTACGCCCCGGGGTTTGAGGTGGGTTACACGCCGGCGGATGTGGAATTGGGGCGCAAATATAAGGAAATGACCAAGGCCGACGAGTTGCTCAGCGACATCCAGGCGACGATCGATTACTTGAAACGGGAGTTCGGTGTGATGCGCTTTGGCACGATTGGGTTTTGCTTTGGCGGACATGTGGCCTATCTGGCAGCCACCTTGCCGGATGTGCAGGTAACGGCTTCGTTTTATGGGGGGGGTATTGCCACGACGACACCCGGCGGTGGTTCTCCCACGATCACCCGCACCCAGGATATCAAGGGCACTATCTGGTGCTTCTTCGGCACTCGCGACCCCCTGATTCCCAACGAACAGGCGGACGCCATCGAACAGGAGCTGCAAAAACACCACATTGACCACCGGGTGTTTCGCTACGACGCCGACCACGGCTTTTTCTGCAACGAGCGGGATAGCTACGACCCCCAAGCGGCGGCCGATAGCTGGGAAAAGGTCCAGCAGTTGTTTAGCCGGTTGCGGGCATGA
- a CDS encoding phycobilisome linker polypeptide has protein sequence MRMFRITACVPSQTRIRTQRELQNTYFTKLVPYDSWFKEQQRIQKMGGKILKVELATGRPGINTGLS, from the coding sequence ATGCGGATGTTCAGAATTACGGCTTGTGTCCCCAGCCAAACCCGGATTCGCACCCAACGGGAATTGCAAAACACCTATTTCACCAAGCTAGTGCCCTACGACAGTTGGTTCAAGGAACAGCAACGGATTCAAAAAATGGGCGGCAAGATTCTCAAGGTGGAGTTGGCCACCGGTCGCCCAGGAATCAATACAGGTTTGAGCTAA
- a CDS encoding alpha/beta fold hydrolase produces the protein MTVALGNVQDHYGTWRGWRVHWVQAGQQGPAIVLIHGFGASTDHWRYNIPDLARDHRVWAIDLLGFGRSEKPPVDYTGELWRDQLRDWVRAVIGEPVFVVGNSLGGYAALCFGVDCPEWTRGVALLNCAGPVGSDSVRPNSLQRWFLSLPGVVDLASAGLFFYMRNRQVIRRILHQVYKDTAHVDDALVESIYRPAWDRGALGVFRAVFKSPPGRRLDQLLPQLTRPLLLMWGTADPWMTVARAHHCNRFAPPQTQIEWLDAGHCPHDERPDLVNPLVRRWCQSVAG, from the coding sequence ATGACCGTCGCACTGGGCAATGTACAAGATCATTACGGCACCTGGAGGGGCTGGCGGGTCCACTGGGTGCAGGCCGGGCAACAGGGACCGGCGATTGTCCTGATTCACGGGTTTGGGGCCTCAACCGACCACTGGCGCTACAACATTCCTGACCTGGCGCGGGACCATCGGGTGTGGGCCATTGATTTACTGGGGTTTGGCCGCTCGGAAAAACCGCCGGTGGACTACACGGGTGAACTATGGCGGGATCAGTTGCGGGATTGGGTGAGGGCGGTGATTGGCGAGCCGGTATTCGTGGTGGGCAATTCCCTGGGGGGGTACGCGGCCCTGTGCTTTGGGGTGGACTGCCCGGAATGGACCCGAGGGGTGGCCCTGCTCAACTGCGCCGGACCGGTTGGCAGCGACAGCGTGCGTCCTAACTCCCTCCAACGCTGGTTCTTGAGCTTGCCGGGGGTGGTGGACCTGGCCAGCGCCGGTTTGTTTTTCTACATGCGCAACCGCCAGGTGATCCGCCGGATTTTGCACCAGGTTTACAAAGACACTGCCCATGTGGACGATGCCCTGGTGGAGAGCATCTATCGCCCGGCCTGGGACAGGGGGGCCTTGGGGGTGTTTCGGGCGGTGTTCAAATCGCCACCGGGCCGCCGCCTCGACCAACTGTTGCCCCAGCTCACCCGCCCGTTGCTGTTGATGTGGGGTACCGCCGACCCCTGGATGACCGTCGCCCGCGCCCATCACTGTAATCGGTTTGCCCCTCCCCAGACCCAAATCGAATGGCTGGATGCAGGGCATTGCCCCCATGACGAACGCCCGGATTTGGTCAATCCCCTGGTGCGTCGCTGGTGCCAATCCGTCGCAGGATGA